A portion of the Pseudarthrobacter sp. L1SW genome contains these proteins:
- a CDS encoding WhiB family transcriptional regulator — protein sequence MDWRNRAACLEKDPELFFPVGNTGPALLQIEEAKSVCRRCPVVDTCLQWALESGQDAGVWGGMSEDERRALKRRAARARRAS from the coding sequence ATGGATTGGCGTAACCGCGCAGCGTGCCTCGAAAAGGACCCCGAACTCTTCTTCCCCGTCGGGAACACGGGGCCGGCCCTCCTGCAGATCGAGGAAGCAAAAAGCGTCTGCCGCCGGTGCCCCGTTGTGGATACCTGCCTGCAGTGGGCCCTGGAGTCCGGTCAGGACGCCGGCGTCTGGGGCGGCATGAGCGAAGACGAGCGCCGGGCGTTGAAGCGCCGCGCCGCCCGCGCCCGCCGCGCTTCCTGA
- a CDS encoding sensor histidine kinase encodes MAIFTDPIREHADFGPGDAEWLHLLVGDWQMVADLAFADLALWFPHPDHGYVALAHVRPSTTHTVFHGDFVGEGIRSDLQPLVDKAWNSRSIERSSETNWSSDMALRVEAVPMVRNGRTLAVVTTHMDLSSSRMPSRLELTYRQCAYDLLRMGTLGLWPDFASPTGSRRGAPRVGDGLIRLDAEGIVQYASPNGVSAFRRLGDGESLEGRSLAEVTASLLKDRRMVDETLPLVVTGRMPWRSEIESRGVSLSLRAIPLRDEQQRFGALVLCRDVSELRRREMELVTKDATIREIHHRVKNNLQTVAALLRMQSRRMVSDEAKQGLEQAMRRVATIALVHETLSQGLTQSVDFDELIGRQFRLSAEVASPSQQVRTERSGTFGELPSDLATPLALVINELVTNAVEHGLEGRAGTVWLIADRSDGDDGEELTVTIADDGVGLPDTPHVEGLGLQIVRTLVTSELGGTIQWKPREGGGTAVEIRLRLAGK; translated from the coding sequence GTGGCAATCTTTACGGACCCTATCAGGGAACACGCTGATTTTGGGCCGGGCGATGCTGAATGGCTGCACCTCCTGGTGGGGGACTGGCAGATGGTTGCGGACCTGGCGTTCGCCGACCTTGCGCTGTGGTTCCCACACCCGGACCACGGGTATGTGGCGTTGGCGCACGTCCGGCCCTCAACCACGCACACCGTCTTCCATGGCGACTTCGTAGGGGAGGGTATCCGGTCCGACCTGCAGCCCCTCGTGGACAAGGCCTGGAACAGCCGTTCCATCGAACGCTCCAGCGAAACCAACTGGAGCAGCGACATGGCGCTTCGGGTGGAGGCGGTCCCCATGGTCCGCAACGGGCGAACCTTGGCCGTGGTCACCACGCACATGGACCTGTCCAGCTCGCGGATGCCGTCACGGCTGGAGCTGACATACCGGCAGTGCGCCTATGACCTGCTGCGGATGGGCACGCTGGGGCTGTGGCCGGACTTCGCCTCGCCGACGGGTTCCCGGCGCGGCGCACCGCGCGTGGGGGACGGCCTGATCAGGCTGGATGCAGAGGGCATTGTGCAGTACGCCAGCCCCAACGGCGTCTCCGCCTTCAGGCGTCTGGGTGACGGGGAGTCCCTGGAGGGCCGGTCCTTGGCGGAAGTCACCGCGAGCCTGCTGAAGGACCGCCGCATGGTGGACGAGACACTGCCCCTGGTGGTCACGGGCCGGATGCCATGGCGCAGTGAGATCGAGTCGCGGGGCGTAAGCCTGTCCCTTCGTGCGATTCCGCTGCGTGACGAGCAGCAGCGCTTTGGCGCGCTGGTCCTGTGCCGCGACGTGTCCGAGCTGCGCCGGCGTGAAATGGAGCTCGTCACCAAGGACGCCACCATCCGGGAGATCCACCACCGGGTCAAGAACAATCTGCAGACCGTCGCGGCGCTGCTGCGCATGCAGTCCCGGCGCATGGTCAGCGACGAAGCGAAGCAGGGCCTGGAGCAGGCCATGCGCAGGGTGGCCACCATCGCCCTGGTCCACGAGACCCTGTCCCAGGGCCTGACCCAAAGCGTGGACTTCGATGAGCTGATCGGGCGGCAGTTCCGGCTTTCCGCGGAGGTCGCCTCGCCGTCGCAGCAGGTGAGGACCGAACGCTCCGGCACGTTTGGGGAGCTGCCCAGCGACCTTGCCACCCCGCTGGCCCTGGTCATCAACGAACTGGTAACCAACGCCGTGGAGCACGGACTGGAGGGGAGGGCCGGAACCGTCTGGCTGATCGCTGACCGGTCCGACGGGGACGACGGCGAGGAGCTCACCGTGACCATTGCCGACGACGGTGTGGGGCTTCCCGATACACCCCACGTTGAGGGGCTTGGGCTTCAGATCGTGCGGACCCTGGTGACCAGCGAACTGGGCGGGACCATCCAGTGGAAGCCGCGCGAGGGTGGCGGCACCGCCGTCGAGATCCGGCTTCGCCTGGCAGGCAAGTAG